Proteins encoded by one window of Dietzia sp. B32:
- a CDS encoding HNH endonuclease signature motif containing protein: MSDTEAGATASSELTAVLSALDAHLLNDWTEASAAELHAELVALEQAQRRIRTARQMGFINERQMLTGGLGLAPGDARGRLDDSAIADTARMRATAEGTLSAGHLKVINTALAALPDDYDDEERARLEAQLIALAADQCTTRRLQEHAHRLLDAVDPGRTERGAEDRARRRSVTCGGQGLDLMARASITMDPQLAALMREVHARWGQPGRLWPDPEEKDTRTDGQRMHDAMVHALQLALSADATKTGAPAAIVVRVDLDQLATLAGCGETDGGIRVPVPQALAMARGNHWFLALCDKEIDLRLFRSRRTASRYQRLALFAAYGGCTHPDCDQDARHCEAHHAGRPWAAGGHTNIDELALASGDCHAMIHETGWSTEPDPHAPQGVRWIPPAGTPRAANPPPPKPGPPPPTPLDAPILPYALLRDLDAAVADRLDSGQEAA; this comes from the coding sequence ATGAGCGACACCGAGGCGGGAGCGACTGCCAGTAGCGAGCTGACTGCCGTGCTGTCCGCGCTCGATGCACATCTACTGAACGACTGGACCGAGGCGTCCGCCGCTGAGCTACACGCCGAACTGGTCGCGCTCGAACAGGCCCAACGCCGCATCCGCACCGCCCGGCAGATGGGGTTCATCAATGAGCGCCAAATGCTCACCGGCGGCCTCGGACTCGCACCGGGCGATGCCCGCGGCCGGCTCGACGACTCCGCCATCGCCGACACCGCCCGCATGCGCGCCACCGCCGAGGGCACCCTGTCCGCCGGACATCTCAAGGTCATCAACACCGCCCTGGCCGCTCTGCCCGACGACTACGACGACGAGGAGCGCGCCCGCCTGGAAGCGCAGCTGATCGCCCTGGCCGCCGACCAGTGCACGACCCGCCGCCTCCAAGAACACGCGCACCGACTCCTGGACGCTGTCGATCCGGGGCGCACCGAGCGCGGCGCAGAAGATCGAGCTCGCCGCCGCTCGGTCACGTGCGGGGGCCAAGGACTGGACCTGATGGCCCGCGCCTCGATCACCATGGACCCCCAACTGGCCGCGTTGATGCGCGAGGTCCATGCCCGCTGGGGCCAACCCGGCCGCCTGTGGCCAGATCCGGAAGAGAAGGACACCCGCACCGACGGTCAACGAATGCACGATGCGATGGTCCACGCCCTGCAACTCGCCCTCTCGGCGGACGCCACCAAGACCGGCGCTCCGGCAGCGATCGTGGTGCGTGTCGACCTCGACCAGCTCGCCACTCTCGCCGGCTGCGGCGAGACCGACGGAGGGATCCGCGTACCCGTGCCCCAGGCACTGGCCATGGCCCGCGGCAACCACTGGTTCCTGGCGCTGTGCGACAAGGAGATCGACCTGCGGCTGTTCCGGAGTCGCCGCACCGCCTCCCGCTACCAACGCCTGGCTCTGTTCGCCGCCTACGGAGGCTGCACACACCCCGACTGCGACCAGGACGCCAGACATTGCGAAGCCCACCACGCGGGCAGACCCTGGGCCGCCGGCGGCCACACCAACATCGACGAACTCGCACTGGCCAGCGGCGACTGCCACGCGATGATTCACGAGACCGGCTGGTCGACCGAGCCCGACCCGCACGCACCTCAGGGCGTCAGATGGATCCCACCCGCCGGCACACCACGCGCGGCCAACCCACCACCACCGAAACCCGGACCCCCACCACCGACACCACTCGACGCACCGATACTGCCGTACGCCCTCCTCCGCGATCTGGATGCGGCGGTCGCTGACCGGCTCGATTCAGGCCAGGAGGCGGCGTGA
- a CDS encoding DUF3558 domain-containing protein encodes MTAGVVLSGCASADGGDETTTSPTVTENPGNPWDLPIEQRPALFDPCAEIPIEAIEEGVGAKVDPNSSLTRHEPGSLMACGWTNEQVHVTAAASWKSRAQFLNDKSLRQVEQGGRRMRMVEVGDQTGSTCLQLFFTSRGATWIKVDVVNGLGEFRGNRFVEACDALDQAIAPLLKFVPEGDFK; translated from the coding sequence GTGACCGCCGGGGTGGTGCTGTCCGGGTGCGCGTCGGCTGACGGGGGGGATGAGACGACGACGAGCCCAACCGTCACCGAAAACCCGGGCAATCCCTGGGACCTGCCGATCGAGCAGAGGCCTGCCCTGTTCGACCCGTGTGCCGAGATCCCGATCGAGGCTATCGAGGAGGGGGTTGGCGCAAAGGTCGATCCCAATAGCAGCCTCACTAGGCACGAACCAGGAAGCTTGATGGCATGTGGGTGGACGAACGAACAAGTGCACGTCACAGCCGCAGCTTCATGGAAATCGAGAGCCCAGTTCCTGAACGATAAGAGCCTTAGGCAGGTTGAGCAGGGCGGCCGGAGAATGCGAATGGTGGAGGTAGGCGACCAAACGGGCAGTACATGTCTCCAGTTGTTCTTTACCAGTCGAGGGGCAACGTGGATCAAGGTGGACGTGGTGAATGGCCTAGGCGAGTTTCGTGGAAACCGCTTTGTGGAGGCCTGTGACGCCCTCGACCAGGCAATTGCTCCGCTCCTAAAATTTGTGCCAGAGGGGGACTTCAAGTGA
- a CDS encoding cytochrome c biogenesis protein ResB yields MPRTAAVTAFLRNAWRTLTAMRTALILLFLLAVAAIPGALLPQRSLNEGNVNEYIAENGWLGETYDKLQLFDVFSSWWFTAIYVLLFVSLVGCLTPRCFELVRQLRTPPPLTPRNLSRLPHHAAYRTTATPEQAADQIRRELKGRVRRNDGDGRVPGTIELSTERGYSREVGNIVFHFGLLALLIMFAAGKFVYAEGMRVVVATPDSPAFCNTTPSAYDSFRAGLLVDGTDLEQFCIKIEDFRADYLPNGQAEMFTSNVRYTEEVTTTDPDTWEPFEMRVNHPLRIGSTRVYLQGHGFAPTFTVTFPNGETRTDTQHWSPTELQTFLSSGIMRFDPPAGLYPDLAERRTQQIAIQGLFAPTAQFDGTLLSSRFPRMDDPAVAIDVYRGDAGLDTGRPQSIFSLEPDLIESGALNREARVNLKPGETTTLADGTTVRFDGAEEFVNIQVSSDPTQIWVGVSAAVMMAGLVLSLMVRRRRIWARVSVDDDEVTRVELGGLAKTDRSGWGSEFDELRDRLVSASSVTPVLPGDADAGHTSTSRGTAADAARKDDTR; encoded by the coding sequence ATGCCCAGAACCGCTGCCGTCACCGCGTTCCTCCGCAACGCGTGGCGCACTCTCACCGCCATGCGCACGGCGCTGATCCTGTTGTTCCTGCTGGCCGTCGCCGCCATCCCGGGCGCCCTCCTGCCGCAGCGCAGTCTCAACGAGGGCAACGTCAACGAGTACATCGCCGAGAACGGCTGGCTGGGCGAGACCTACGACAAGCTCCAACTGTTCGACGTGTTCAGCAGCTGGTGGTTCACCGCCATCTACGTCCTGCTGTTCGTCTCGCTGGTCGGCTGCCTCACCCCGCGCTGTTTCGAACTGGTCCGCCAGCTGCGCACGCCGCCGCCGCTGACCCCGCGCAACCTGTCCCGCCTGCCCCACCACGCCGCGTACCGCACCACCGCCACGCCCGAACAGGCCGCCGATCAGATCCGCCGCGAGCTCAAGGGCCGGGTCCGGCGCAACGACGGCGACGGCCGTGTCCCCGGCACCATCGAACTGTCCACCGAGCGCGGCTACTCACGCGAGGTCGGCAACATCGTGTTCCACTTCGGCCTGCTCGCGCTGCTCATCATGTTCGCGGCCGGCAAGTTCGTCTACGCCGAGGGCATGCGCGTCGTCGTCGCCACCCCGGACTCCCCGGCGTTCTGCAACACCACCCCCAGCGCCTACGACTCGTTCCGCGCCGGCCTACTGGTCGACGGGACGGACCTCGAACAGTTCTGCATCAAGATCGAGGACTTCCGTGCCGACTACCTGCCCAACGGCCAGGCCGAGATGTTCACCTCCAACGTGCGCTACACCGAGGAGGTCACCACCACCGACCCCGACACGTGGGAGCCGTTCGAGATGCGGGTCAACCACCCGCTGCGCATCGGGTCCACCCGCGTCTACCTGCAGGGTCACGGTTTCGCGCCGACGTTCACGGTGACGTTCCCGAACGGCGAGACCCGCACGGACACCCAGCACTGGTCGCCGACCGAGCTCCAGACGTTCCTCTCCTCGGGCATCATGCGCTTCGACCCGCCGGCGGGGTTGTACCCGGATCTGGCCGAGCGGCGCACGCAGCAGATCGCCATCCAGGGCTTGTTCGCCCCGACCGCCCAGTTCGACGGCACCCTCCTGAGCTCGCGGTTCCCCCGCATGGACGACCCGGCGGTGGCGATCGACGTCTACCGCGGTGACGCCGGCCTCGACACCGGCCGCCCGCAGTCGATCTTCTCGCTCGAGCCGGACCTCATCGAGTCCGGCGCGCTCAACCGCGAGGCCCGCGTCAACCTCAAGCCCGGCGAGACCACCACTCTCGCCGACGGCACCACGGTCCGCTTCGACGGCGCCGAGGAGTTCGTCAACATCCAGGTCTCCTCCGACCCCACGCAGATCTGGGTGGGCGTGTCCGCCGCCGTGATGATGGCGGGACTGGTGCTCAGCCTGATGGTGCGGCGCCGGAGGATCTGGGCGCGGGTGAGTGTCGACGACGACGAGGTCACCCGCGTCGAGCTGGGTGGCCTCGCCAAGACGGACCGATCGGGCTGGGGGAGCGAGTTCGACGAGCTCCGCGACCGGCTGGTCTCGGCGTCGTCCGTCACACCCGTGTTGCCGGGTGATGCCGACGCGGGCCACACTTCAACTAGTCGCGGCACCGCCGCCGACGCCGCGCGGAAGGACGACACCCGGTGA